The Gammaproteobacteria bacterium genome has a window encoding:
- a CDS encoding lysophospholipid acyltransferase family protein: MLLFLEVLRWLPSRARALLGRMAGWAAHSLVSRRREIVMRNLELCFPRLDADARRQFARENFRAAGVSFLDFLWLIATRMKEGRSFIRLEGGQYLKQLGDGPVIFLAPHFFGMISGFLRIRLEREAAVFMKEPHSPLSRKFLRDSAQRLQVVYFSNRDPFSRVLRWLKEGNSLYYLPDVNAPPGGGTVFAPLLGVEEAATMTSLSRLARATGALVLPCVTYMREEGGYTLHLHPPWRDFPTGDDLADARRMNRFLEESIKQAPSEYFWLHRRFKTRPPGAPPLYGPKGC; the protein is encoded by the coding sequence GTGTTACTGTTCCTGGAGGTCTTGCGCTGGCTGCCGTCGCGGGCGCGGGCGTTGCTGGGCCGTATGGCCGGTTGGGCGGCGCACAGCCTTGTCTCCCGCCGCCGGGAGATCGTGATGCGCAACCTGGAACTGTGTTTCCCGCGGCTGGATGCGGATGCGAGACGCCAATTTGCCAGGGAAAACTTTCGCGCCGCCGGCGTGAGTTTCCTGGATTTTCTCTGGCTGATCGCGACCCGCATGAAGGAAGGCCGCAGCTTTATACGGCTCGAGGGGGGCCAGTACCTGAAACAACTCGGGGACGGTCCCGTGATCTTCCTGGCGCCGCATTTCTTCGGCATGATAAGCGGTTTTTTGCGCATCCGCCTCGAACGCGAGGCGGCCGTATTCATGAAGGAGCCGCATAGCCCTTTGTCCCGGAAATTTCTGCGCGACTCCGCGCAACGGCTGCAGGTCGTTTATTTCTCGAACCGCGACCCCTTCTCGCGCGTATTGCGGTGGCTCAAGGAGGGGAATTCCCTCTACTACCTTCCCGACGTCAATGCGCCCCCGGGGGGCGGCACGGTGTTCGCCCCTTTGCTGGGCGTCGAGGAGGCCGCCACCATGACCTCGCTTTCCCGCCTGGCCAGAGCGACGGGCGCCCTGGTGCTGCCCTGCGTTACGTACATGCGCGAGGAGGGGGGATATACCCTGCACTTGCACCCTCCGTGGCGGGATTTCCCTACCGGGGACGATCTGGCGGACGCCAGGCGCATGAACCGCTTTCTGGAGGAGAGCATCAAACAGGCGCCGAGCGAGTACTTCTGGCTGCACCGCCGCTTCAAGACCCGTCCCCCGGGTGCGCCGCCGCTGTACGGCCCGAAGGGCTGCTGA
- a CDS encoding aminotransferase class IV: MAIAYLDGGYLPLAEARVSVLDRGFLFGDGVYEVIPVRDGRPCLLERHLERLRASLREIEIDCEVDSGQWREVLGRLIEAHDYRRKSLYVQVTRGVSRRAHWVDTGAPPTVFAMCDEVAERDYGAGLAAIVCEDIRWRRCHIKAITLLPNVLLRRRAARAGADEAILLREERVTEGAASNVFAVNDGIVRTPGKDGTILPGIARDVLVEALHRDGRECRESGISLPQLQTAEEIWLTSSTMQVAPVVRLDGCPVGGGRPGALWRAALELYRRHERRLSAGDD, encoded by the coding sequence ATGGCGATAGCCTACCTTGATGGCGGCTACCTGCCCTTGGCGGAGGCTCGCGTCTCCGTGCTGGACCGCGGCTTTCTCTTCGGGGACGGAGTATATGAGGTGATACCGGTGCGCGACGGGCGGCCCTGTCTGCTGGAGCGCCACCTGGAACGGCTGCGCGCCAGCCTGCGGGAGATCGAAATAGATTGCGAGGTTGATTCCGGCCAGTGGCGGGAAGTGCTGGGGCGGCTGATAGAGGCTCACGACTACCGGCGGAAATCGCTGTACGTGCAGGTCACGCGCGGCGTGTCCAGACGGGCGCACTGGGTGGATACCGGCGCGCCGCCGACCGTGTTCGCCATGTGCGACGAGGTGGCGGAACGCGATTACGGCGCCGGGCTCGCCGCCATTGTTTGCGAGGATATCCGGTGGCGCCGGTGCCACATCAAGGCCATCACTTTGTTGCCCAACGTGCTGTTGCGCCGCCGCGCCGCCCGGGCCGGGGCGGACGAGGCGATCCTGCTGCGCGAGGAACGGGTTACCGAGGGGGCGGCGAGCAACGTGTTCGCGGTCAACGACGGCATCGTCCGCACGCCCGGCAAGGACGGGACGATCCTCCCCGGCATCGCCCGCGATGTCTTGGTCGAGGCCCTGCATCGCGACGGCCGGGAGTGCCGGGAATCCGGCATATCGTTGCCGCAACTCCAGACGGCGGAAGAAATATGGCTTACCAGCTCGACCATGCAGGTTGCGCCGGTGGTGCGCCTGGACGGTTGCCCGGTCGGCGGCGGCAGGCCGGGAGCGCTGTGGCGCGCTGCCCTCGAGCTCTACCGGCGCCACGAGCGGCGGCTCTCCGCCGGGGACGATTGA
- a CDS encoding mitochondrial fission ELM1 family protein, producing the protein MTPPLIRTLTDGGAGMANQAYGLARKIAALGGCEVAHSIVSAPGAANILPPTLAAELRLYKIHGDAHADMVVCCGAKSLAAALARKKTHGAFAVCIQRPRADAKRFDAIVAPRHDYSVAELCAMEKNPAAKTLPILGATGTIDAEALTARQDAARKRFAAIPAPRTAVLIGGDNRAFSLTPQFCRELAAAALRADPAGGILATASRRTGPEARRALADSFSGDRCFFYDGEGDENPYLDILAASDRLLATGDSVNMLSEACAAAKPVYIAELPLKNEFGRAAKKFRRFGDELVARNLARRWEGEFAEWRPPGLNETARAATFIWNAYRARSGGER; encoded by the coding sequence ATGACCCCGCCGCTGATTCGGACCCTGACCGACGGCGGTGCCGGCATGGCGAATCAAGCGTACGGGCTGGCGCGAAAAATTGCGGCACTCGGCGGCTGCGAAGTCGCACACAGCATCGTTTCCGCGCCGGGAGCGGCGAATATTCTGCCGCCGACGCTGGCCGCCGAACTTCGGCTTTATAAGATTCACGGCGACGCGCATGCCGACATGGTCGTCTGTTGCGGGGCGAAATCGCTGGCGGCAGCGCTGGCAAGAAAAAAAACTCATGGCGCCTTTGCTGTTTGCATACAGCGTCCGCGCGCCGACGCAAAACGATTCGACGCCATTGTCGCCCCACGTCACGATTACTCCGTAGCGGAACTTTGCGCCATGGAAAAGAATCCAGCCGCAAAAACGCTCCCAATCCTGGGAGCGACGGGCACAATAGATGCAGAGGCGCTGACCGCCCGGCAAGACGCGGCACGAAAAAGATTCGCCGCGATCCCCGCGCCGCGCACCGCCGTGCTGATCGGCGGCGACAACCGCGCCTTTTCCCTGACGCCGCAATTCTGCCGCGAGTTGGCGGCAGCGGCGTTGCGCGCCGATCCCGCGGGCGGCATTCTGGCCACCGCGTCGCGGCGCACCGGACCGGAGGCCCGGCGCGCGCTGGCCGATTCTTTCTCCGGCGACCGTTGTTTTTTCTACGACGGCGAAGGCGATGAAAACCCGTACCTGGACATCCTGGCCGCCTCCGACCGCCTGCTGGCGACCGGCGATTCAGTCAATATGCTGAGCGAGGCATGTGCCGCCGCCAAACCAGTTTATATCGCAGAACTTCCACTGAAGAACGAATTCGGGCGGGCGGCGAAAAAATTCCGGCGCTTCGGCGACGAACTCGTCGCGCGCAACTTGGCGCGCCGATGGGAGGGGGAGTTCGCCGAATGGCGGCCACCGGGATTGAACGAAACTGCCCGCGCCGCCACCTTTATCTGGAACGCGTATCGTGCGCGCAGCGGCGGCGAAAGATAG